The following proteins are encoded in a genomic region of Gossypium hirsutum isolate 1008001.06 chromosome D05, Gossypium_hirsutum_v2.1, whole genome shotgun sequence:
- the LOC107942879 gene encoding adenine nucleotide transporter BT1, chloroplastic/mitochondrial, with protein sequence MSNKGMALFDDKRDMLFSICDLGSQWSLEPNTSYPGGLFASVGQMGMGFGVSPNSPNPRNDGTKPPFSDLFVKYLPFRVIELPEGEAASTKKKKKLELKLKIKIPNPSLRRLISGGIAGAISRTCVAPLETIRTHLMVGSSGNSTTEVFHNILQNDGWKGLFRGNLINVIRVAPSKAIELFAFDTVNKTLSLKPGEVSKIPIPPSLVAGACAGVSSTLVTYPLELVKTRLTIEKNMYDGILDAFLKILQREGPAELYRGLAPSLIGVIPYAATNYFAYDTLRKVYRKIFKEEKIGNIETLLIGSLAGAISSSATFPLEVARKHMQVGALHGRQVYKNVIHALSSILEQEGIQGLYKGLGPSCMKLVPAAGISFMCYEACKRILVDKEEDEA encoded by the exons ATGAGCAATAAAGGAATGGCGTTGTTTGATGATAAGAGAGATATGCTTTTCTCTATATGTGATTTGGGTTCTCAATGGAGTCTCGAGCCAAATACTTCTTATCCAGGTGGCTTATTTGCTAGCGTTGGTCAAATGGGAATGGGATTTGGGGTTTCACCTAACTCCCCAAATCCGCGTAACGACGGAACCAAACCACCATTTTCCGATTTGTTTGTCAAGTATTTACCGTTTCGGGTTATAGAATTACCCGAAGGTGAAGCGGCGTCGActaagaagaaaaagaaactagAGTTGAAACTGAAAATCAAGATTCCTAATCCTTCATTAAGGAGGTTAATAAGCGGTGGCATAGCTGGGGCGATTTCAAGGACTTGTGTTGCGCCATTGGAAACAATAAGGACCCATTTGATGGTTGGGAGTAGTGGGAATTCCACAACTGAGGTGTTTCATAATATATTGCAGAATGATGGGTGGAAAGGGTTGTTTAGGGGTAACCTTATTAATGTGATTCGAGTTGCACCTAGCAAGGCCATAGAG CTATTTGCTTTCGATACCGTGAATAAGACTTTGTCACTCAAACCAGGGGAAGTATCAAAGATTCCGATTCCTCCCTCGTTGGTTGCAGGGGCTTGTGCTGGAGTCAGCTCAACTTTGGTGACCTATCCTCTCGAGTTAGTTAAGACTCGACTAACTATTGAG AAGAATATGTATGATGGTATACTCGATGCTTTCTTGAAAATACTGCAAAGGGAGGGCCCTGCTGAACTTTATAGAGGTCTTGCTCCTAGTCTCATTGGAGTTATTCCGTATGCTGCCACTAATTATTTTGCATATGATACTCTACGGAAGGTTTAccgcaaaatttttaaagaggaAAAAATTGGGAACATTGAAACTCTTTTAATCGGATCATTAGCTGGTGCTATTTCAAGTAGTGCAACGTTCCCGCTCGAGGTGGCACGTAAGCACATGCAGGTTGGAGCTCTGCATGGAAGACAGGTCTACAAGAATGTGATACATGCACTTTCAAGCATTCTTGAACAAGAAGGGATTCAAGGTCTATATAAAGGTTTGGGTCCTAGTTGCATGAAGTTAGTACCTGCTGCTGGGATATCTTTCATGTGCTATGAAGCATGCAAGAGGATACTGGTTgacaaagaagaagatgaagcaTAG
- the LOC107942877 gene encoding LOW QUALITY PROTEIN: cellulose synthase A catalytic subunit 1 [UDP-forming] (The sequence of the model RefSeq protein was modified relative to this genomic sequence to represent the inferred CDS: inserted 2 bases in 2 codons), protein MEASAGMVAGSHRTNQLVRIRHDSDSGPKPLKNLNGQTCQICGDNVGVGAAGDVFVACNECAFPVCRPCYEYERKDGTQCCPQCKTRYKRQKGSPRVEGDDDEEDVDDLENEFDYAQGLSKARRQWQGEDVDLSSSSRHESQQPIPLLTNGHTVSGEIATPDNRSVRTTSGPLGPSEKNGSSSPYVDPRQPVPVRIVDPTKDLNSYGLGNVDWKERVESWKLKQEKNVMHMNNRYPEGKGDIEGTGSNGEELQMADDARQPLSRVVPISSSHLTPYRVVIILRLIILGFFLQYRATHPVKDAYPLWLTSVICEIWFALSWLLDQFPKWYPINRETYLDRLALRYDRDGEPSQLSPVDVFVSTVDPLKEPPLVTANTVLSILAVDYPVDKVACYVSDDGSAMLTFEALSETAEFARKWVPFCKKHSIEPRAPEFYFAQKIDYLKDKIKPSFVKERRAMKREYEEFKVRINALVAKAQKMPEEGWTMQDGTPWPGNNPRDHPGMIQVFLGHSGGLDTDGNELPRLIYVSREKRPGFQHHKKAGAMNALIRVSAVLTNGAYLLNVDCDHYFNNSKALKEAMCFMMDPAYGRKTCYVQFPQRFDGIDLHDRYANRNIVFFDINLKGLDGIQGPVYVGTGCCFNRQALYGYDPVLTEADLEPNIIVKSCCGSRKKGKSGNKKYIDKKRAAKRTESTIPIFNMEDIEEGVEGYEEERSLLMSQKRLEKRFGQSPVFIAATFMEQGGIPPSTNPATLLKEAIHVISCGYEDKTEWGKEIGWIYGSVTEDILTGFKMHARGWISIYCMPPRPAFKGSAPINLSDRLNQVLRWALGSIEILLSRHCPIWYGYKGRLRLLERLAYINTIVYPLTSIPLLAYCMLPAFCLLTGKFIIPEISNFASMWFILLFVSIFATGILELRWSGVSIEDWWRNEQFWVIGGTSAHLFAVFQGLLKVLAGIDTNFTVTSKASDDDGDFAELYVFKWTSLLIPPTTVLIINLVGIVAGVSYAINSGYQSWGPXFGKLFFAIWVIAHLYPFLKGLVGRQXRTPTIVIVWSILLASIFSLLWVRIDPFTSEATKAAANGQCGINC, encoded by the exons ATGGAAGCAAGTGCTGGAATGGTGGCCGGTTCTCACCGGACTAACCAGTTGGTTCGGATTCGTCATGATTCTGATAGCGGG CCTAAACCGCTAAAGAATTTGAATGGACAGACATGTCAAATCTGTGGTGATAATGTTGGAGTTGGTGCTGCCGGTGATGTGTTCGTTGCTTGCAATGAGTGTGCCTTTCCAGTTTGCCGGCCTTGCTATGAGTATGAACGGAAAGATGGGACTCAGTGTTGTCCCCAGTGCAAGACTAGATACAAGAGGCAGAAAG GGAGCCCTCGAGTGGAGGGAGACGACGATGAGGAAGATGTTGATGACTTGGAGAATGAGTTTGATTATGCTCAAGGACTCAGTAAGGCTAGGCGGCAGTGGCAGGGTGAAGATGTGGATCTTTCTTCATCCTCGAGACATGAATCTCAACAACCAATCCCTCTTCTAACCAATGGCCATACA GTTTCTGGAGAAATTGCTACTCCAGACAATCGATCGGTGCGAACAACATCAGGTCCTTTGGGCCCTTCTGAGAAGAATGGCAGTTCTTCTCCTTATGTTGACCCAAGGCAACCAG TCCCGGTGAGAATTGTGGACCCAACGAAGGACTTGAATTCTTACGGCCTTGGGAATGTTGATTGGAAGGAAAGGGTTGAAAGTTGGAAACTCAAACAGGAGAAAAATGTGATGCATATGAACAATAGATACCCTGAAGGAAAGGGAGATATAGAAGGAACTGGTTCAAATGGGGAGGAATTGCAAAT GGCTGATGATGCTCGTCAACCTTTGAGTCGTGTGGTGCCTATTTCTTCGTCTCACCTGACCCCTTATCGTGTTGTCATCATTCTCCGTCTCATCATTTTGGGCTTTTTCTTGCAATATCGTGCCACACATCCCGTGAAAGATGCATATCCATTGTGGCTAACATCTGTTATCTGTGAGATTTGGTTTGCTTTATCTTGGCTTCTAGATCAGTTTCCAAAATGGTATCCCATTAACCGTGAGACCTACCTTGACAGGCTAGCTTTGAG ATATGACCGGGATGGGGAACCATCACAGCTATCCCCTGTAGATGTTTTTGTCAGTACAGTGGATCCACTCAAAGAGCCTCCACTTGTCACAGCAAACACTGTCTTGTCAATCCTTGCAGTGGATTACCCAGTGGACAAAGTAGCTTGCTATgtttctgatgatggttcagcTATGCTGACTTTTGAAGCCCTCTCTGAAACTGCTGAGTTTGCTAGAAAGTGGGTGCCTTTCTGCAAGAAACACAGTATAGAGCCTAGAGCTCCTGAGTTTTATTTTGCTCAAAAGATTGATTATCTAAAGGACAAGATAAAGCCTTCTTTTGTCAAGGAGCGTCGTGCAATGAAG AGAGAATATGAAGAATTCAAGGTGCGGATCAATGCCCTTGTTGCCAAAGCTCAGAAAATGCCTGAAGAAGGTTGGACAATGCAGGATGGAACGCCATGGCCTGGAAACAACCCGAGAGATCATCCAGGAATGATACAG GTGTTTCTAGGACATAGTGGGGGACTCGATACTGATGGAAATGAGCTACCTCGCCTTATCTATGTTTCTCGTGAGAAGCGACCTGGCTTCCAACACCACAAAAAAGCTGGAGCCATGAATGCTTTG ATTCGAGTTTCAGCTGTTCTTACCAATGGGGCATATTTGTTGAATGTCGATTGTGATCACTACTTCAATAACAGTAAAGCTCTTAAAGAAGCAATGTGTTTCATGATGGATCCTGCCTATGGAAGGAAGACGTGCTATGTGCAGTTCCCTCAACGTTTTGATGGCATTGACTTGCACGATCGATATGCCAATAGGAATATTGTGTTCTTTGAT ATTAACTTGAAAGGGTTAGATGGCATCCAAGGTCCTGTCTATGTGGGAACTGGTTGCTGTTTCAACAGGCAAGCTCTATATGGGTATGATCCGGTTCTGACAGAAGCAGATTTGGAACCAAATATTATTGTTAAGAGTTGTTGTGGTTCAAGAAAGAAGGGAAAGAGTGGGAATAAAAAATACATTGACAAGAAGAGGGCAGCTAAGAGAACTGAATCGACCATCCCTATTTTCAATATGGAAGACATTGAGGAGGGTGTAGAAG GATATGAGGAAGAAAGATCTCTTCTCATGTCTCAGAAGAGACTAGAGAAGCGATTTGGTCAATCCCCGGTATTTATCGCTGCTACCTTCATGGAACAAGGAGGCATTCCACCATCAACCAATCCTGCAACGCTTTTAAAAGAAGCAATCCATGTAATTAGTTGTGGATATGAGGACAAGACTGAATGGGGCAAGGAG ATTGGATGGATTTATGGTTCTGTTACAGAAGATATTTTGACTGGTTTTAAGATGCATGCCCGCGGGTGGATATCAATTTATTGCATGCCTCCTCGTCCAGCATTCAAGGGATCTGCTCCTATCAATCTTTCTGATCGTTTGAACCAAGTGCTTCGATGGGCCTTGGGTTCTATTGAGATTTTGCTGAGTAGACATTGCCCCATATGGTATGGTTACAAAGGAAGATTGAGGCTTCTGGAGAGACTGGCATACATTAACACCATTGTTTACCCCCTCACCTCTATTCCTTTGCTTGCTTATTGTATGCTTCCTGCCTTTTGCCTTCTGACAGGAAAATTTATCATTCCTGAG ATAAGCAACTTTGCTAGCATGTGGTTCATTCTCCTTTTCGTCTCCATTTTTGCTACTGGAATTCTTGAGCTTAGGTGGAGTGGTGTCAGTATCGAAGACTGGTGGAGAAACGAACAGTTCTGGGTCATTGGTGGGACATCAGCTCATCTCTTTGCTGTTTTCCAGGGTCTTCTGAAAGTGCTTGCTGGAATAGATACCAACTTCACTGTCACTTCAAAGGCGTCTGATGATGATGGCGATTTTGCCGAACTTTATGTTTTCAAATGGACATCACTTCTCATTCCTCCAACCACAGTACTCATTATCAACCTGGTGGGCATTGTGGCCGGCGTGTCGTATGCTATAAACAGTGGTTACCAATCCTGGGGTC CTTTTGGCAAGCTTTTCTTTGCCATCTGGGTGATTGCTCATTTGTATCCTTTCTTGAAAGGTTTGGTGGGTCGTC ATCGTACCCCAACAATTGTCATCGTGTGGTCTATACTTCTGGCTTCCATCTTCTCATTGCTGTGGGTGCGTATCGACCCCTTCACCTCAGAAGCTACAAAAGCTGCTGCTAATGGTCAATGTGGCATCAACTGTTAG
- the LOC107942880 gene encoding uncharacterized protein At2g34160: MVGTTEGVDSSASNNKKNRIQVSNTQKPLFFYVNLAKRYMQQYNEVELSALGMAIATVVTIAEILKNNGLAVEKKIMTSTIDMREESGGRPVQKAKIEILLGKSEKFDELMAAAAEEALDDE, from the exons ATGGTGGGGACTACTGAGGGAGTGGATTCATCTGCCTCCAACAACAAGAAGAACCGTATCCAAGTCTCCAATACCCAGAAACCCCTTTTCTTCTACGTTAACCTCGCCAAG AGGTATATGCAGCAATACAACGAGGTGGAACTCTCTGCTCTTGGAATGG CTATTGCTACTGTTGTTACCATTGCTGAGATATTGAAGAACAACGGGCTGGCTGTCGAGAAAA AAATCATGACTTCTACCATTGACATGAGAGAGGAATCAGGGGGACGACCAGTACAAAAAGCAAAA ATTGAAATACTGCTGGGGAAGTCAGAGAAGTTTGATGAGTTGATGGCAGCTGCTGCAGAGGAAGCCTTAGATGATGAGTAA